In Glycine max cultivar Williams 82 chromosome 15, Glycine_max_v4.0, whole genome shotgun sequence, the DNA window ATTTCCAACGGCTGAAATATGAGGAGACATATGATGGCGTGTCAACAGTTTTGATTTGTAATTATTGTTATTCTTATTTTCAATGTAGAAAAATGAAGTATCATGTACATTGTATGATAGATGAATTCGACCATGGACGTTTATTCAAAATTAGGATTCGAATAATAATAAAGgtgaaaaatagaatttaaaaagTAACAAACATGAGACTTATATGTTGTTTTGGAAAGTAATTTCTAGAACTATgtatattttgttaaaacataattttggaAATTACCTTCCTAAATTGATATATGTTGTTCCAGAAATTAATTTCTAGAAATgtgttttaacaaataaaagagtataaaagttaatgaaaaagataaagagaagGAAGGGGTGTACTTAACAAACATGAGTGTAAATAGCAAGTGCCAAATAGTGACCATTCTTTGACAAGAAAGCTTAATAATACAGTTgggcttttagttttttttttttctagtcatCATTGATAATTCTTATATCTCTACTTAATATTTAATGACAACTTTAAGAAATATACTTTACCTTGAAAATCAGAGAGGAAAAACTCAAGAAGAAATACGAAACCCTTGGTGCCCTAGTCAACGTCAACCATTACAGCAAATGCACAATCAATTTAATGTGTTTAAAGGAGAATACACTCATGATGATTAATGATCGATTAATGAGAATGCTGGCCTTATACTATTTTAACGTACTTCCTAatgccaattaatttttttaaatacaaaattataaaaaatatttattaaatagaaaaCGACTTTTACTTagttttataattcttaatatttttaatcaatattacaaaaaaagtgtgtttgaaaaattgtattaaaatgTGTTGCTACAATTACTCTTAGTCAATTATtctgtcattccttatgcataaCAAATAATGGGAGAGTGATTGACTAAAGAAGAGTCGTGCTAGATTTTGCGGtgaacaaaaaagagaaaacaaagcaACATGCTAGCATGTCATGTGTGCTCTATTTTGTGCGTCCCACGTTTTGTCCAAGCCAAATAACATAATCACAATACCAAAGTCTTGCTCTATATATACTACTCATATTTGTCACACGTATATGTCACACAGAGCAAAGTCTCTTATACTTgttttacacacacaaaaagagAGAATATGAAAAACTCTTCCCTCCCATTGCTTCTTCTTTTGGTACTTTACACAATTTCAGCCTCATCCCGACCTTATGAAAACTATGATGATAAGTCATCCCTTTCCTCCACAATAAGTGAAACTGTCTTCTCTCTCCAAGTCCCAGCATTAGATGAAACCACCTTTGATAATCTCCTATCCTTTGGTTACTACCGTAAAACCTGTCCCCAATTCGAATCCATCCTACACAACAAAGTCAAAGAATGGATCCAGAAGGACTACACTTTAGCAGCTAGTCTCATGAGGCTCCACTTCCATGATTGCTCTGTCAGGGTACATATTAAGCACTGTTCATCACTATGTGTCCATTTGCTTCATATTTTTGTagaattatttgtaaaaaagaaattaaaaaaaaaacttgtgaatTTATATAAGAATAAACAATTCTTGTTAGTGATgggttattatttatataaggatcaatttatataagaaataatatcTTGACTATCCAAATGTGAGATTATAACTCTATTAAAAGTCATCAGTTAAATTTTttgactaaaattaattatcatcagaattgataaatattttacaataatttaaatttttatcggtaatattaatttattaatttttattaaaaatattagtaggaCATTCAAACTTCCAAATTCTCTCTCCTCCCTTCCTCATTTTCCAACCACTTGACCAACCTACCTCCAATATTCTGCAACAATTAATGccatgataattaaaaaatgtgggTTATGATTTTGCACTATATTCATTTGGGCTATTCTATTTAAGCAGGGATGTGATGGGTCCATTCTGTTGAAGCATGATGGAAGTGAGAGGACAGCACAAGCTAGCAAGACACTGAGAGGGTTTGAAGTGGTGGATGATATAAAGGCAGAGTTAGAGAAACAATGCCCCAAGACGGTGTCTTGTGCTGATATTCTCACTGCTGCTGCAAGGGATGCCACGGTTGAGTTAGGTGGGCCTTATTGGGCCGTTCCTTATGGTAGGAGAGATGGGAAGGTATCCATTGCTAAGGAAGCTGATATGGTGCCTATGGGCCATGAAAACGTTACTTCCTTGATTGAGTTTTTCCAATCCAGGGGCATGGCTGTCCTTGACTTGGTTGTTCTCTcaggtaaataaattaaatgaagcaTTTATGAGTTGAATTTAATTACAATAGTCATCTAAAGTTTAGTAAGATTATACagctttataataaatattttttaaatgtcatatctaaaatgatttttaatgaattgaaaataaaattgtattaaaatttagagtttaataatcatataataatatcacaaaacaattttatattgtgaatgaataaaaaattatgtctaAAAGAGTTTTAAAGTAACTGTGGTAAAACTTAACAAACATATCGTACaccataatttataattgatataaatttGCTTTATACTATCAGCACATAACCTAATTTGTCTAAAATTTAGTCTTTTTAATAAGTTCAACTTTCATAGTTTGGATGCAAATGTGCAACATTATCCAActtatttcaaaatgtttcaCTAATTGTTTGCTTTATATATGTGATGATTGTGTTCAGGGGCTCATACAATTGGAAGGACTTCATGTGGGTCCATTCAATACAGGCTCTACAACTACCAAGGAACAGGCAAACCAGATCCAACCCTAGATCCTAAGTATGTTAACTTCTTGCAAAGGAAGTGTAGATGGGCCTCAGAGTATGTGGATCTTGATGCTACAACACCAAAGACCTTTGACAATGTTTACTACATTAATCTCGAAAAGAAAATGGGGTTGTTATCTACTGATCAGTTGTTATACTCTGATGCAAGGACTTCTCCCCTTGTTTCTGCATTGGCTGCCTCGCACTCAGTTTTTGAGCACCAGTTTGCTGTGTCAATGGGAAAGCTTGGCATTGTTGATGTTCTCACTGGCCTGGAGGAAGGAGAAATCAGGACCAACTGCAATTTTGTCAATGATTATTGATTTACTCTATGTTTTgctttgaaagattttttttttttaattagtacttGGAAAATGTTACCACCTAATTTCTTCTTTCGTGCATCCTAATACTTTTGAAATTGTTACATCAATTAATCTGcacttttggttatgttttctttccctttttctttctcattgactttttagttttattttaattctagccTGGCAGTGGCATgtcttcaaataaataatgctactcatactttttttaatcattggCGGTACtcatacattaattatatatgaaatttttataatttaattaagaaagaaaaagactaaataaaataaataatgtgataagaatattaaaataattggtcatgtataaaatatattataaaaattattggaaGTATATTATTATGGACAAAACTTAATACAGTTTTATAAgcgctattttttttttgttttccaattaaaattaatttgagttCCATTTAGTTAATCCGCGAAATAAAAGTTTGCATTAAAGAATTATGTATCATATTAATAGCCAAGTGAAACTCTAGTTTTAATTGGAGAGTGATACAAACAACACCTACAAAATTAAAGGCAATATTTATTCTTGGGCTAAGTAGTTAGTTTTATCTTTAGTTCCTAAAAGTGTAAAGTGTATGATAAATATATTCGAACGTTAACTTTTTTTCATCCgttattgttaataaaatagtctacgTGACACAGAAGAATGAATTTGTTACTAAAATGATTGTCAAGTTGATCATCTCTAATTATCAGCATaaggacatatttgtcatataatatttttttgacttttcgtctTCCCACTCCGTTGACAAATGTGtctctgaaagatgaaaatataaaatttaatcctAAAAGTATAAAACGtgtgacaaatatattcaaacgttaataatagattgtgactaattattgaaaaatttataatgattgcgAAAAAAATTTGAGAGTTATATCACACTAGTAAGTGTCTGTTtccgttatataatttttaagcttCACCAACGGTTGagacatatataaaatattatcaatggaagtgaatttttattattcttcttacttttctttaactacaaaaaacaaaaaaaatcctttggTTGTTAAGTGTTGAATAAATGTCATCAACACAGAAAgacaagaaattttttttttactgtaaaacgataaaaaaattattatttctgtttaatcaaacactatttatttatttttttttataaatttttcataataaaatatgaatgtctatcagtatatgcaatgacatcaaattataaattataataaaagtttgttgatttttaaattaatttttttaaaatcatacacaattattttttattgactgatcatttaaaaaatcgcaaccttaaaaaaaatcattttaaaggaGGTTagtgttttttacaaattaaaagtgtcaTTGCAATTACaaattttcctaaaaattatttatggatctaatttaactataatacTTTACAATAagcctttttttatttgaaccttTCATTAAGCAtgagagtataaaaaaattatttacgagtttataaaaaaatgttcttttttcttttagactcaatttaatttacgagtttgttaaaaaaatttgttgcaatcattataaattttttcaaattataataattaatcgcAATATACTATTAACGTTTGAATATATTTGTgatactttttacactttcaagaattaaattttgtattttcttcttttagggacatatttgtaagcgaaatgaaaagaagaaaagtcaaaaaaatattatatgacaaatatgttcaTATGTTGATCATTAGAGATGATCACGTTGACAATTATTTTAGTAACAAAGTTGTCCCTCTGTGTCACATAGACTATGCAGAAGTTAACGAtcgaatatattttttgtattttttatatttctaggactaaattttgtatttttatgtttcagAATGCATTCGTAAGGATATTATACGTAggcaaaaataactatttatgcttgttattttattattcttcatATGACCGCGTCTAGGGTGAATCATTTGTGAAAGTGATCCAGAGtagcttaacttttttttatccgttAGATTCATCTTGATTTTACGTGTATCCTACATTTACCACATGGGATTATAACCACTTCGCTCCCTATGACATTTCGCAATTTAATCATACAGAAGTAAGCAAAAGCGAAATAATAACCAAAATCCATCGTCGCATCTTCACCATCGTCGCTCCTCCGCCATAGTCTGGCCTCCGCAAATGTCACTCCTCCAcagttttgttgtttttttattaataataacatacatAAGATATAAAGGgttaaagaatgaaagaaaatataaaagaaattgagatggtaaaaacttatttttattcaaaataacatatttataaacataataacaaaaaaaaaaaaactgcttaAAGAGTGATAAAATCACTAATAGATCGTACTTAAAGAATaagattaaaacaattttatcttatcagTCAACATGACTCTAATCTGATCCATTATAGTTTGTTAGACAGTTTGTTAGACAGTTCCAATACTCATATCACTGATATCTTAAACAAGTTTAACAAGTTTgttctctttttcactttttcttcAATAGCCACATTGCACTAGATCCAAAGATCTCTGCGCGCTACAGCCGCTGATCTTTGTTAGTCCACGATTTCAAGAAATCCAAAGTTGCTCAACACACGTTGTTATACTGGTTGGGGTTTGATCTGGTTTGACGCATCACCAATAAGAGAAAGAGGATCTGTgtttcaaatatgtttttttttaactatttttttttctagattaGTGATCATTTCATCATTGAATCCATTTTTTCATTCCAGCTTCTTGATTTTTATGACAATTTGGTTATAGCGAAGTTGATTGGAAAAACTGGGTATGCATTTTGTGTTGATTGGTGAATCTGATTATGGTGTTTATTTGTGTTATGTTGTGGAACAATTACATTGTCAGCGCCGAAGAAATCATCGACGATGGCAGCGCCTGTCGGAGAGTGGCGAAGGTGTTGTGGGAAACTCCGGAAGAGagtacaaaaaagaaaggagggAGACAAAGTTTTGATGCGAGAAGGAGCACAGTAAAATAGCGATCCACCAAAGATCACTTACTTTCATGGTCCATGCTAGAGTGATCTCTTTCTAAATTAAGGtttgttaatattaatttgttaggaTTGGATCATGATAAAGATGAcaattaatgattattataaatgaGTGAAGGTTTATTTTCTCAATATCCAACATGgcactctatatatatatatatatatatatatatatatatatactgtttTCGGTTTTgaacttttattaaattaatattaatacttACTAATTAGCCTTGTGTTAATAAGGGATGGAATATTCCTTAAAAGAATAAGgggtgaaatatttttattttgaaacagtaaatattgatatataataaatttttacctagattttaataataaataacaaaaaaatatcctcattttttttcataaacagATTCTTAAGAATTATCTTTTATTACAAAGTCTAAAAACATTAAACAGAATATAGGATTGATATGAACATGAAAGCTAAGTTAATTTGCATCAACGGATCTTTAACAATCAGTTTTTAccgcaaattaaaaaaaataaaactggtACGCTAATTTCATTCTTACAACCATATttttaagaatcaattttattaatttttattttaacttattaaaacatagtattatttcaaaatatcattaaaacatCATCACTGATGGACTCAACTGGTACTGAATTCCTTAAACTGGTTGAAAGTTTGAAGGTTAACCTTGTGGTACCAATACCAAGGCAATTGCTTCCCGTACCTCTTAATTGCTTTCTGCACCTTTTTAAGCTCTTTTGAAAAGACTGTTTTGGAATGTGAAATTACGTTCCGAATTAGTCTTTCTGGTCTGGAAAGACTAATCCAggatataattttacatattggATTAGGTGCATTAAGCAGATACGAAGGTTCCTTAAgcaattttacaaatttataaattggCCTTCAAGGAAGCAGTATCCGAAGATGTAAGCCCAATGTCTCAAAATTTCACTCAGAAATGACAAATGAGTAGCAGTAATATAGAACCCTCTGCAACAAAGTTCCACAcatgaaattaataaagaaaataactcAGTGAGATCGGGGAAAGGTTTAACCCCACCATTCAAACGAGAAGAGCGTGAATAGACGAACAGCAAAACCAATAAGCCAaccagagataaaaaaaaaaaaaactgtatttGCAATAGAAGTTGTAACATGTATAGAGGCAAAGGTATAAAATGAAGCAagctcactactagaaaatctTGTTTCAACGATGGTTATCTAACACTTTCAACGACAGTTGACAAATCGTTTTTGAAGCTTCCATCGTGAAAAGTGCTCAATTTTCACGACAGATCTTGAACTGTGTTGAAACGTATTGAAACGGTTCTTGAATCAACCCTAGGTCAGCCAAACAAGCAGACACTTGAATAATATGAATAGAATGAAAGTattgaattatataaattaaagaagacAGAATAAATGAGAGAACACAAAACCTAGGAGCAAGGGTTTGGTTATGAGAAGAGATACGCATGTAACAATTTGtacaatatcattttttttatctgtctcTCCTTATTACGTCATTTATTGCAtctcaaaattttgtttctttatctTTGTTGGATGTATAAATTGTTGTATAAGTAACATTTATCTTTGGTTATTAAAACACGCTCGGAGTCCCTACTCTTGCATTTGGATTCAATGAGGTTTGGTCATAGCATTGACTTGGGGAGTGCATCAAAAATGTTATGGCTCATCAGGTTGAATCCATGGCGCTTACTCTGCTGGTTTGCTGATGTGGTTCGAACTCTCGTGCATCTGGCTCAAGTTTGGAGTGGCTGCGCAGTGAATGGTCTCGGTGGATGGTGGTTGGATACATGGTACATAATTGGGTGGTGTCTATGGGGGCTAGCTTAAAAGGGCCTTTCATGGTTTTTGTGAGAAAGAAGAGAGGGTTTGAGAGAGAtgctatattaaattaaattaataagcaCATCGTGTTAATATGCTAGGTTTGcaaaaagtattaaatgaataatCCTAACCGTATGAAAATTGGAATTTTTATGTCAAATTACCTCTTGGGTAAACACATTTTCAGGCTCTATGATCCcgattttaaattttcttgaatattttgatgtaagaaaataaagatactCTGATTTTGAAGAGTGCTATAGTAATATATTTTGACCCTTTTTTATTGTTGAAAGTTTactaaaaattacaaaagtatGAGtgaaattgattaaataaaaaagtgagaactacaaaattttataatttttttaataaattacaatTAATGATAGAAAATGTGTTCAACATAATATGttagtatattatattaatgtttttcttaaattttacaaGAGATGAATGAAAGGATATCCTATAAATCTAATGCTGGTATAACGTAATGCTCTAAGCTAATTAATAAAGTATTGGTAcattgtgaatatatatatactagtaaacatattatttattttgacaaGAATTGACGATAATGCATATAAATTAGATATATACACTAAGCACATGTTTAGATATATGTACTCTAtctatttaaaatcaaattgaaatataatgaaattttagatgaatttttacatattttagtcTTAGAGAAGTTAATTTTGAGTTAAAGCATAACTTAAGGAATTTTCGCATTAATTAATAGCAAgttttattctatattttactgtaaatttaattttaaaataaaaacattca includes these proteins:
- the LOC100798229 gene encoding peroxidase 7 — encoded protein: MKNSSLPLLLLLVLYTISASSRPYENYDDKSSLSSTISETVFSLQVPALDETTFDNLLSFGYYRKTCPQFESILHNKVKEWIQKDYTLAASLMRLHFHDCSVRGCDGSILLKHDGSERTAQASKTLRGFEVVDDIKAELEKQCPKTVSCADILTAAARDATVELGGPYWAVPYGRRDGKVSIAKEADMVPMGHENVTSLIEFFQSRGMAVLDLVVLSGAHTIGRTSCGSIQYRLYNYQGTGKPDPTLDPKYVNFLQRKCRWASEYVDLDATTPKTFDNVYYINLEKKMGLLSTDQLLYSDARTSPLVSALAASHSVFEHQFAVSMGKLGIVDVLTGLEEGEIRTNCNFVNDY